One genomic segment of Oreochromis aureus strain Israel breed Guangdong linkage group 9, ZZ_aureus, whole genome shotgun sequence includes these proteins:
- the LOC116314402 gene encoding basic helix-loop-helix domain-containing protein USF3 — protein sequence MPEMTETQTPGRKPKKKKNKESHNAVERHRKEKINAGINRIGNLLPCSQALKQSKNMILDQAFRYITELKKQNDTMLLEGGDKVQAEEIRRLRRQLEELRRESAHYIELLKANDINPLEDPTIHWKGKQRCAKVAKVPPTHQLPKGIIVCSNGNGTFPAGKETSPGKQSSETLIIQPSSEASARLRVNGALMHVSNSSSTPALLPGSAAAPTQSTPSLRMIEQCVVEAPAVAPTLPPSVSYITLQIPAASTSMPQQAQPLTLAATSASQLPTESSALPASAHPTKASEGCSWVTQDTTIRTASYTAIPTSQALLRAGAAGSTQTTWTTLQMAGNTVQPVCQSLSTPEVSNTTQPIQQVTVCPMGNKPSVHPIQIQMQPQVPVQQAPLTGHIQAQPFQRAPQIRPAILNQTQPQPILACQPQCAVLPQSAIVQQPPVVAHPAVVSQPQPTLLQPAIIPQPQPLPQPALVPQPQATVLPLLQTMQVLQVNPGGATASGVTVPQNTNNPSVVILQQASACPTQPVVREEITSQTPCQHFVIIQAPNQSATSAQNPQVGMVPAAIPSVSTQIPMTSTSVSAPSLQSVGGKQLVHILPRPVQPQASHPPQATQTSSSPPVPTTPQTITVNGQVFALQPVKTSDKASSQGGQSTLQLVQPTTSEEPTTNVALNSLGALSSLNQSISQGLPLNISSQNNGQPPPAPLSVLQQQPPVSISGATLALPARQLQVPVTSGLVVSTSKPSAKRLRTALNLKRAAAKRTKAAKKKETSPLQPAVALSAKPIAATGESQIVQVTGSQVLQSASVKVTDINSTCTTAVTAIDKAVGSVTTPQNTQKIVISSSSSGPAVFSQSHPQDKSSASVSQSDSAFSHSNTSSIATAVKAVTATSIEPLVSSDLVDKSKVSPFSGSDSAVTKLSTAEAKHHITSTETSITQTKCTASTAASGQNRPVVTSAAASETLYTSSSVSTVCLTPVCTSSTTATAPLPFNKTTQQTSPCRSQGSASQDSLPCNKQESQATPSSSVSTTLSSPAPAFSAMHSSSITPTTSSDISKRNTAPRVTTQQTDVSTPNLSSCHPTEGKPPQASRANSEAQEEMQSTTAAKDSLVVTSDIPTRKDFSLSQQVYTNLDDQTMEHSLTSSRQTDSPMSTGAGGGRGFSVASMLPQGHTIGASSGSFGTFTFTTEQAEMLALAMLEQDSPGRRSGGCPGENTASANPTTATWEPPKTTPVSGSKERGSAGQQAKVNKPIDTGTVKPAVEVSVRGQVGEGSVSAASGSRHPQNISYSQSQPLPQVQSQNSSQSGTVASLSVNNLIRPSSSHQPYTGSPNLPGQQASAPSPAGTSSLISQASNNAHSPCSGGTQPNEYIPLKTTLMRAQAGVKIISKRQAQEEVMLNTGKRPKACPPSGNPVNHMDVKAADHNQMMVGQLPSSSSAVMTRINSEGGGPLFSANSFMSPVVRPADGHCPPQGPPEQNQPGVLHLPQGHQQHAATQPGQHLGGNLYMKQQQQEQQRHHLYHLQHHLTQSDPAQRHSIHQRALQQQEQQHVQKKRALVRGSQTGSPAGLQQKQHHLEKSGVQQQQHPSHQQQQQAQHQQHTQQQTQQHPQQSHQQSQQHQQPTQHQSHPQQHQQQTHQQPPQGQHQQHQQQQQLQQQQQQQSSHSRHQQHLQQQIQQQHFRHQEKSCEAQAAGSRGHHSNHLAQQDHLKPGQDHNAMQRMMSSRSLEQQLISPPANPVSRSSDLACTPSRQERHRVSSYSAEALIGKSSTSGEQQRIGLHLQPGHSSAQEQPDLRGYLDTSRGKANIAHNPQSRLPSDHPGSADVQRVSECPPFKAMGGAGGAHQLSGFEAQVSRGSDMASKPVPPSQRGPQGQQQPGFRMGPPTDGRNRGGYSGAHPGSQGVQVGPALPREQDGCHQSFMQSLLSPHLPEQSNHQRAVQCCPPVSMEYSCVPGSSSGDIQAKASSPSVPQTQKAPPMRLTEGNKGHISQVSSNMHPGPGVRSGLPHPPPPHSSSEPGRSSAPSRPPTAVSQHSRHIARDPQPTKLRPGDRPRSGTLRPSNPFEPEGHLPLPSGGGVLLSRPQSGGEARRSTIVRFMSDSAQVPSDNNLVPDQHLTQNFGFPFIPEGGMNPPPPINANSTFIPPVSQPNASRTPSLLPVEPQNTLTSFYPSYSPAAHPSLPSDVTLQYFPNQMFTSPSADKGSAPPLNNRFGSILSPPRPVGFGQASFPLLPEMPPMPIANSSGITPHISNFSLTSLFPEIATGMPTDGSAMPMSPLLSLSNTASADSGKQPNRPAHNISHILGHDGSSAV from the exons ATGCCAGAGATGACTGAAACTCAGACACCTGGCCGTAAACCCAA aaagaagaaaaacaaagagtctCACAATGCAG ttgagagacacagaaaagaaaagattaaCGCCGGGATCAACCGCATTGGTAATCTTTTGCCATGTTCCCAGGCACTTAAACAG agtaaGAACATGATATTGGACCAGGCCTTTCGTTACATCACtgagctgaaaaaacaaaatgatacaATGCTTCTGGAAGGAGGAGATAAAGTCCAAG CAGAGGAAATCCGTCGGCTGCGGCGTCAGCTGGAGGAGTTGAGGCGAGAGAGTGCTCACTATATTGAGCTCCTCAAAGCCAATGACATTAATCCTCTGGAAGATCCCACCATCCACTGGAAGGGAAAACAACGCTGTGCTAAAGTGGCAAAAGTTCCCCCCACTCACCAGCTTCCAAAGGGGATCATTGTTTGTTCTAATGGCAATGGGACATTCCCGGCAGGAAAGGAGACTAGCCCAGGAAAACAGTCATCTGAAACATTAATTATTCAGCCATCATCTGAGGCCAGTGCCAGATTAAGGGTTAATGGAGCCCTTATGCATGTTAGCAACTCTTCTTCTACCCCTGCACTTCTCCCTGGGTCAGCAGCAGCACCTACTCAGTCTACACCCAGCCTGAGAATGATAGAGCAGTGTGTGGTTGAAGCACCAGCTGTGGCACCCACTCTACCACCTTCTGTGTCTTACATCACCCTCCAGATTCCTGCAGCATCCACGTCAATGCCTCAGCAAGCTCAGCCCCTCACCTTAGCAGCTACTTCAGCCTCACAGCTGCCCACTGAAAGCTCTGCTCTACCTGCATCCGCCCACCCTACAAAAGCTTCGGAGGGTTGTTCATGGGTAACGCAGGACACTACCATAAGGACTGCAAGTTACACTGCTATACCAACCAGCCAAGCCCTTCTCAGGGCTGGGGCAGCAGGCAGCACACAGACTACCTGGACAACACTGCAGATGGCAGGGAACACAGTGCAGCCAGTCTGCCAAAGTCTTTCCACTCCAGAAGTCAGCAACACCACCCAGCCTATCCAGCAGGTGACTGTATGTCCAATGGGCAACAAACCATCTGTTCACCCAATTCAAATACAGATGCAACCACAGGTGCCTGTACAGCAGGCACCTCTTACTGGGCACATTCAAGCGCAGCCGTTTCAAAGAGCACCCCAGATACGGCCAGCAATCCTAAACCAGACACAGCCTCAGCCTATCCTAGCATGCCAACCTCAGTGTGCTGTTCTTCCTCAATCAGCCATAGTACAGCAGCCACCTGTGGTAGCCCACCCTGCAGTTGTGTCTCAGCCCCAGCCTACTCTTCTTCAACCAGCCATAATCCCACAGCCTCAACCCCTCCCTCAGCCAGCCCTGGTACCCCAGCCACAGGCCACCGTGCTTCCTCTCCTTCAGACCATGCAGGTGTTGCAAGTCAACCCGGGTGGAGCAACAGCTTCAGGTGTTACAGTACCACAGAACACAAACAATCCAAGTGTTGTAATCCTACAGCAGGCCAGTGCTTGCCCTACCCAGCCAGTTGTGAGGGAGGAAATAACAAGTCAAACACCATGTCAGCATTTTGTAATCATCCAAGCACCCAATCAGTCTGCAACTTCTGCTCAGAATCCCCAAGTTGGCATGGTGCCTGCAGCTATCCCTAGTGTATCCACTCAGATACCCATGACCAGCACTTCGGTGTCTGCCCCATCCTTGCAGAGTGTGGGGGGAAAGCAGCTGGTGCACATTCTTCCTCGCCCTGTTCAGCCTCAAGCGAGCCATCCTCCACAGGCCACCCAGACATCATCTTCTCCACCAGTTCCTACAACCCCGCAGACTATCACTGTGAATGGACAGGTGTTTGCCTTGCAGCCTGTGAAGACTTCTGATAAGGCCAGTTCCCAGGGTGGCCAGAGTACATTGCAGCTAGTCCAGCCCACTACCAGTGAGGAACCAACTACTAATGTGGCTCTCAACAGCCTAGGGGCCCTCAGCAGTCTCAATCAGAGCATCTCTCAGGGCCTTCCTCTTAACATTTCTAGTCAGAACAATGGTCAGCCTCCACCTGCTCCATTATCAGTGTTGCAGCAGCAGCCTCCAGTATCCATTTCTGGAGCCACACTTGCACTACCTGCCCGACAGCTACAGGTCCCGGTCACATCAGGGCTCGTGGTTAGTACCTCTAAGCCTTCAGCAAAGAGGCTTCGCACAGCCTTGAATTTGAagagagcagcagcaaaaaGGACTAAAGCtgcaaagaaaaaggaaaccaGTCCCCTACAGCCTGCAGTTGCTCTTTCTGCTAAGCCAATAGCTGCTACAGGAGAGAGCCAGATAGTTCAAGTTACAGGATCTCAAGTTTTACAGTCTGCATCTGTTAAAGTCACAGACATTAACTCCACATGTACCACAGCTGTCACAGCTATAGATAAAGCTGTAGGTAGTGTCACTACACCACAGAACACACAGAAAATAGTTATAAGCAGTTCATCCAGCGGGCCAGCTGTGTTTAGTCAATCCCATCCACAGGATAAAAGCTCTGCCAGTGTGTCTCAGAGTGATTCAGCATTCAGTCATTCTAACACTAGCAGCATCGCGACGGCAGTTAAAGCAGTCACCGCCACATCGATCGAGCCATTGGTTAGTTCAGATTTGGTTGACAAGAGTAAAGTATCTCCATTTTCTGGCAGCGACTCAGCTGTAACCAAGCTCTCAACTGCTGAGGCTAAACATCATATCACCAGTACAGAAACTAGCATAACACAAACTAAGTGCACTGCCAGCACTGCTGCTTCTGGACAGAACCGACCTGTGGTGACCTCAGCAGCTGCTTCTGAAACTCTGTACACTTCTTCCTCTGTTTCTACTGTATGTTTGACTCCAGTCTGCACCAGCAGTACCACAGCAACTGCACCATTACCTTTTAATAAGACTACCCAACAAACATCACCATGTCGTTCCCAGGGATCTGCCTCACAAGATTCTCTGCCTTGTAATAAACAGGAGTCTCAAGCCACTCCTTCATCTTCTGTGTCCACAACCCTGTCATCACCTGCACCTGCATTTTCTGCTATGCACAGCTCTTCAATAACCCCTACGACAAGTTCAGATATTAGTAAAAGGAACACTGCTCCCAGAGTTACAACACAGCAGACTGATGTGAGCACACCCAATCTGTCCTCCTGCCATCCTACTGAGGGCAAACCGCCTCAGGCCTCTAGAGCAAACAGTGAGGCTCAGGAGGAGATGCAGTCCACAACAGCAGCCAAAGATAGCTTAGTAGTGACTTCTGACATTCCTACTAGAAAGGACTTTTCGCTGTCTCAACAGGTGTACACTAACCTAGATGATCAAACTATGGAGCACTCTTTGACCTCTAGCAGGCAGACTGATTCTCCCATGTCTACcggagctggaggtggcagagggTTTTCTGTGGCATCCATGCTTCCCCAAGGCCACACTATCGGTGCATCATCTGGGTCCTTTGGAACATTTACATTCACAACTGAGCAGGCAGAGATGCTGGCCTTAGCCATGCTGGAACAGGACAGCCCTGGAAGGAGGAGTGGAGGGTGCCCTGGCGAGAACACTGCATCTGCTAACCCCACCACAGCAACATGGGAGCCCCCTAAAACCACACCAGTGTCAGGCAGTAAAGAACGAGGCTCGGCTGGGCAGCAGGCTAAAGTGAATAAGCCCATTGACACAGGAACAGTTAAACCTGCTGTTGAGGTGTCTGTCAGAGGACAGGTTGGGGAAGGGTCTGTGAGTGCAGCCAGTGGAAGCAGACATCCACAAAACATTTCTTACTCTCAGTCTCAGCCTCTTCCCCAGGTCCAGTCTCAGAACTCATCCCAGAGTGGGACAGTGGCAAGCCTCAGTGTCAACAACCTGATTAGGCCCAGCTCTAGTCACCAGCCCTACACTGGCTCCCCTAATCTTCCTGGTCAACAGGCCTCAGCTCCCTCTCCGGCGGGGACCTCATCTCTTATATCCCAAGCCTCAAATAATGCTCACTCACCCTGTTCAGGTGGTACGCAACCAAATGAGTACATCCCCTTAAAGACTACACTAATGAGGGCTCAGGCAGGAGTCAAGATAATTTCCAAGCGGCAGGCTCAGGAGGAAGTGATGTTAAACACTGGTAAACGACCTAAGGCCTGCCCTCCATCAGGTAACCCTGTCAACCACATGGATGTGAAAGCTGCTGACCACAACCAGATGATGGTAGGTCAGCTACCATCGTCTTCCTCAGCCGTCATGACGAGGATTAATTCAGAAGGTGGAGGCCCTCTCTTCTCTGCAAACTCTTTTATGAGCCCAGTAGTAAGGCCTGCAGATGGGCACTGCCCTCCACAAGGACCTCCTGAGCAGAACCAGCCAGGTGTACTTCATCTGCCCCAGGGGCATCAGCAGCATGCTGCAACACAGCCTGGTCAACATCTGGGAGGGAACCTTTACATGAAACAGCAACAGCAGGAGCAACAGAGGCACCATCTGTATCATCTGCAGCACCACTTGACACAGTCAGACCCAGCACAGCGCCACTCAATACACCAGAGGGCGCTGCAGCAGCAAGAGCAGCAGCATGTCCAGAAGAAGCGGGCACTGGTCAGAGGCAGTCAAACAGGCTCACCTGCTGGCCTGCAGCAGAAACAGCATCACCTGGAAAAGTCTggagttcagcagcagcagcatccttcacatcaacaacaacaacaggcacAGCATCAAcagcacacacagcagcagaccCAGCAACATCCACAGCAGTCACACCAACAATCACAGCAGCATCAACAGCCAACACAGCACCAGTCTCATCcccagcagcaccaacaacagaCACACCAACAGCCTCCACAGGGACAGCATCAACAacaccaacagcagcagcagttgcagcagcagcagcagcagcagagctctcACTCCAgacaccagcagcatctgcagCAGCAGATCCAGCAGCAGCACTTTAGGCACCAGGAGAAGAGTTGTGAAGCCCAGGCAGCCGGTTCCAGAGGCCATCACAGTAATCACCTGGCCCAGCAGGACCACCTCAAG CCTGGTCAAGACCATAATGCTATGCAGAGGATGATGAGCTCCAGGAGTCTGGAGCAACAGCTCATTTCTCCTCCTGCCAATCCGGTGTCCCGGTCGTCTGACCTGGCCTGCACTCCATCTCGGCAGGAGCGTCACCGTGTGTCCAGCTACTCTGCTGAGGCGCTCATCGGTAAAAGCTCCACTAGTGGCGAGCAGCAGCGCATCGGTCTCCACCTTCAGCCTGGTCACAGTAGTGCTCAGGAGCAGCCAGACCTCCGTGGTTATCTGGACACGTCAAGAGGGAAGGCCAACATTGCACATAACCCACAGAGCCGTCTGCCATCTGACCATCCGGGGTCCGCTGATGTTCAGCGGGTCTCAGAGTGTCCGCCCTTTAAGGCTATGGGGGGTGCAGGAGGAGCACATCAGCTCAGTGGTTTTGAGGCTCAGGTGTCTCGTGGGAGTGACATGGCATCTAAACCAGTGCCTCCCTCCCAGAGGGGGCCTCAGGGGCAGCAACAGCCAGGTTTCAGGATGGGCCCCCCAACAGATGGGAGAAATCGTGGTGGCTACAGTGGAGCTCATCCTGGCTCACAAGGGGTCCAGGTTGGACCAGCACTGCCTCGAGAACAGGATGGCTGTCATCAGAGTTTCATGCAAAGCCTCCTGTCCCCCCACCTTCCTGAGCAGAGCAACCACCAGCGAGCAGTGCAGTGCTGTCCCCCGGTCAGCATGGAGTACAGCTGTGTGCCTGGAAGCTCGTCAGGAGACATACAGGCCAAGGCCTCCAGTCCCAGTGTTCCCCAGACCCAGAAGGCCCCGCCTATGCGACTTACAGAGGGAAACAAGGGCCACATTTCTCAGGTCAGCAGTAACATGCACCCAGGCCCAGGTGTGCGATCAGGACTCCCTCACCCTCCGCCCCCACACAGCAGCTCTGAGCCAGGCCGCTCCTCTGCCCCCTCCCGTCCACCCACTGCTGTTAGCCAACACTCTCGCCACATTGCCAGAGATCCTCAGCCCACCAAGCTGAGACCTGGCGACCGGCCTCGATCCGGTACACTCAGACCGAGCAACCCATTCGAGCCTGAGGGCCATCTGCCTCTGCCCTCTGGAGGCGGAGTGCTGCTGAGCCGACCGCAGTCTGGAGGAGAGGCACGGCGTAGCACCATTGTGCGCTTCATGTCAGACAGTGCTCAGGTTCCTAGCGACAACAACCTGGTTCCTGATCAGCACCTAACACAGAACTTTGGTTTCCCTTTTATTCCTGAGGGAGGGATGAATCCTCCACCTCCCATCAATGCAAACTCTACATTCATCCCGCCAGTGAGCCAGCCGAACGCCTCCCGTACGCCGTCTCTCCTCCCCGTTGAGCCTCAGAACACTTTAACCTCCTTCTACCCTTCCTATTCTCCAGCTGCTCACCCCAGCCTTCCCAGTGATGTCACCCTCCAATACTTTCCCAACCAAATGTTTACGAGCCCGAGTGCCGACAAAGGCAGCGCTCCTCCACTCAACAACCGCTTTGGCTCAATCCTCTCCCCGCCACGCCCTGTGGGTTTTGGTCAGGCCAGCTTCCCGCTGCTTCCAGAAATGCCCCCGATGCCCATCGCCAACTCGTCTGGAATCACCCCTCACATTTCCAACTTCAGCTTGACCTCTCTGTTTCCCGAAATCGCTACCGGCATGCCCACTGATGGCTCAGCGATGCCAATGTCTCCCTTGCTGTCTCTCTCAAACACCGCATCTGCCGACTCGGGCAAGCAGCCGAATCGTCCTGCTCACAACATCAGCCACATTCTGGGCCACGACGGCAGCTCGGCCGTGTGA